From a region of the Macrobrachium rosenbergii isolate ZJJX-2024 chromosome 24, ASM4041242v1, whole genome shotgun sequence genome:
- the LOC136851818 gene encoding tropomyosin-2-like, giving the protein MQELNNCVVLFFVALVFIARLVFTSFTAGFEEDELDYLLYLEYCTAAVERGISLAQMEKDDDPCKHRRKLRKMQMRKENSLEQNLHDLQRRILQERMEREMVEKENLQLKRRVESLDKALARKESALIEVKDLLLVEREDCRKAEMENLRLKRTVESLNRTLARKESDLSEAKDLILKEREECRKARAHAAGQQRQNNHLRAQNETLAQELEALKARYHELGMEKLELRDMMGKQIILLEADLNLEKRKNKDLRYQIISQKDRIHVNEEQQQLDDQEKHGVRDTKEQKTGGTGTTYQDLKREIAILREDPNQLSVLLEELVKKEEGYRKDVEKRERTEEEDLQGPAEQSPYRLDTDWGNDADSEWTLYNVGLDYDYDYDYDYDYDPDYDEDGARNLKRAQWRTLRKRLQDLWKNNKRKLKRQGHRPHLEDLESIRKNLKRKREKFLI; this is encoded by the coding sequence ATGCAAGAGTTAAATAATTGTGTTGTATTATTCTTTGTGGCTCTGGTCTTCATAGCAAGACTAGTGTTTACTTCTTTTACCGCTGGATTCGAAGAAGATGAACTGGATTATCTGTTATATTTGGAATACTGTACCGCAGCAGTGGAACGAGGCATTTCCCTAGCACAGATGGAAAAGGATGACGACCCCTGTAAACACCGCCGAAAACTCCGGAAGATGCAAATGAGAAAGGAGAATTCCCTTGAGCAGAACCTCCATGACTTGCAGCGCAGGATATTGCAAGAGAGGATGGAACGTGAAATGGTGGAGAAGGAAAACCTGCAGCTGAAAAGGAGAGTCGAGTCTCTGGATAAAGCTCTGGCCCGGAAGGAATCTGCCCTCATTGAGGTTAAGGACTTACTCTTAGTGGAACGGGAGGACTGTCGAAAGGCGGAGATGGAAAACCTGCGGTTGAAAAGGACAGTCGAGTCTCTGAATAGAACTCTGGCCCGGAAGGAATCTGATCTCTCTGAGGCTAAGGACCTAATCTTAAAAGAACGGGAGGAATGTCGAAAGGCCCGAGCTCACGCAGCGGGTCAACAACGTCAGAATAACCACTTGAGAGCCCAAAATGAAACTCTAGCCCAAGAATTAGAAGCTCTGAAAGCTAGGTACCACGAATTGGGCATGGAAAAATTAGAGCTCAGAGACATGATGGGCAAACAAATTATACTTCTGGAAGCTGACCTCAACTTGGAGAAGCGGAAGAATAAAGATCTCAGGTACCAGATAATATCCCAGAAGGACCGCATTCATGTAAATGAAGAACAGCAACAACTTGACGACCAGGAGAAGCATGGAGTACGggatacaaaagaacaaaaaacggGAGGAACAGGAACTACATATCAAGATTTGAAGCGGGAAATAGCAATACTAAGAGAGGACCCCAATCAACTCTCGGTGTTGCTCGAAGAACTGGTGAAAAAAGAGGAAGGATACAGAAAGGATgtggaaaaaagggaaagaacGGAGGAAGAGGACTTACAGGGTCCCGCTGAACAAAGTCCTTATCGATTGGATACAGACTGGGGTAACGATGCTGATTCAGAATGGACTCTGTACAATGTAGGCTTGGACTATGACTATGACTATGACTATGACTATGACTATGACCCTGACTATGACGAAGACGGGGCAAGGAACCTGAAAAGAGCGCAGTGGCGAACATTAAGAAAGCGGCTTCAGGATctctggaaaaataataaaagaaagttgaaaCGTCAAGGACATCGCCCTCATTTGGAAGACCTGGAAAGcataaggaaaaacctcaaacGCAAAAGGGAGAAATTTCTCATCTGA